The Oscillatoria acuminata PCC 6304 genomic interval AAGGTTGTAAACATCAGATTCAAGAGTTTTCTGAGGTTTTTATCGATGGAAACGATTCTTTTATTGTATAAGATTCACCCCCTCACCACCCCCAGGGAGAAACAAATCTTTACTTGTGATCCAGACTACAAAGATATATTACAAACATCTGGTCTAGGTTCTCCCGAATTTTACCAAATTACCCGACCTTAAACCCAATGGGTTTTTCTCCAAAAAACAATACTCGTAATCACCACAAACAACAAACCAAACCAGAGAAAATAAGCGGCATTCGTTGCTTTTTGAGCCTTAGAAGCCAACCACCATTCCCCCGGACGAATATCTTGCACCGAAAAGGTCAAAACCCCGGCTAAATTCAAGCAAACTAAATTTGTTAAAAATAGCAACATCGCCCCAACAGCCGCTTCCCAACGTCCCGAACCTAGCAACATCCCAAAGGTCACCAAAGGCGGCAGCAAAGCCACAGAAACCATCACTCCCACCAGTCCACTAATCGTTCCGGAAGTAAAAGATAATGCCCCCGCAATTCCCGACGCCAATGCCAACAAAACATCGGACCAACGCACCCGAGTTCTTAACGCAATTTCCGGAATATCCAGATTAATGGGGATAAAAAATCCAATCAATAGAGATAAAATCAGGGCTATAGAAATTCCAAATGCCCCAATTTGTAATGCTTTTTTAGCCAGGGGCATATCTCCCAAAGTCGTTGCCAGAGATAACCCCATATTCGGACCCAATAGAGGCGCAATCACCATCGCCCCAATAATAATCGTCGAATCATCGCGCAACAAGCCGATCGCCGCAATAATTGCTGAAATCAACAGCATGACAATATGCTGAAGATTCAACTCTAAATCTCGGTCAATTTGTTGCTGAAGTTCTTGCCGATTCAGCCGCGCCCCCTGGGGGTCTAATTCCACCTCGGGCAAGGGATTCTTATCTTCTTCATCCGATGATTCCGACTCCGAGGAATGAGGTAAATAGGCACTCACCGGCAGCAGAATAATTCTAAAATCCTCTAACGAAGAGAAATGAGAAGATAGAGTATCGATCGCCTCCTCCGCTTGTTGAGAAGACAGGATAATTTTAACCAAAGCCTTCTCTTCCGAAATCGGACTCTGCCAAATCGCCTCAACCGACTGCCCTTGCAGCAAGTCTTCTACTTTGTCCGCACTCTCTTTCGGTAAAAACAATTCAATTTGTCTTAGACTCATTTAAGCAGTAATTTAATCCAGATTATCAGCGCAAAATTCAACTCCACTTTAGCCTAAATAGCCAGCCCATGACATGACCCTCTAGGTAGAGATAAATCTCTTCACTCTCGTTACTAGGCTCTGCCTAGTAATGCCTAATTGGAGGCTCTGCCTCCTATCGCATCAAAAATGTTCAGCCATCTCGCTATCCCAACATCAAGCATCCCGATGCTGCTGACAAATTGCCTTCATTACCTGCAATAACTGAATAGACTGTTCTGGATAGAGTAAACTTAGCTTGGGAAAGAGTTGATAAGTGGGAGGTTCACCTTTTTGAACCCACACGAATTGATAATCCATGCCATTCGTGGTGACTCCCCAAACCGAATCTTGATGAGTTAACCCTGTGTAAGCATAAGTGAGTAACTGTGCCAACCCTTCTGAAGCATCAATACTGCTATTTTTTGATTCAATTAACATAACCCATAAAGCAGTAACGGTTGCCTCCTCCCGACACCGAGTCGCCGCTAAAATATCCATTCGACCCTTAATTTTGGTCTCAGCATCTTCGATATCAATATCAGCGATTCCCACTTCCAGACTAATTTTAATCTGAGGATGGTGAAACCCAGACAGCCACATTAACGGAGAAATGAATAAAAATTGAATTTGGCCCTCTAAAATTTTCCCCGCTTCATAGTAACTTTCAAAAGTTTGACGAATTTCTGACAAAGCATTCTGTTCCGATTCTGTCACCGGGGGCAAAGATAGCAATGAGGTGAAAGAGTCATTAAGCCGTCTTTGCAGCTTCAACAAGCGATGTACATCTTTTAAAAACAAATTTGTTGCATCTAATGTAAGTACCATTGAGTTGTCCTCTGATTAATTAAACTCAAGCTATCTTTATCGCCTTTTCTCTACTGAACTCCCATCAGAATACGGGAGCATCTCAATTTTGCCTAAAAGGGGAATTTACAAGTCTTGCTCCCCCTTCCCTCGTAGGGAAGGGGGCTGGGGGGTTAGGTCTCTTTGCCAAATTGAGATGCTCCCCAGAATACTGCTTTTCTCCTGGTGAACTTGATTGTCAATTACCCGATAAATCATCGTTTTCTCACCGTCTTCCCCCTCAGCGTGAAAATAACCGGACAGGTCCAAATCCATTGCCAGCAGTTTGAACAAAGTATCCTGGAACAAATCTAAACCTTCGGCGGTGACATCCGCCCCATAAAATAAATAACGAGTCCAATTCACCGGGGATTCGCCCCAACACCAACCCTGTAAATAGAGTCCAGCTTTTGTATCTTGTTTATGACTCAGTTGGAGCGACTTTACTAAAGAGATTGCCTGTTCAAACTGTTCTTCTTCGAGTTCCAACCAACCCCGCAACGAATAAAAATAAGCCATTTATTCAGCCTCCTTTTCCCACATTACAATAATTCCAGATGATTCAAGTAACGCTTAACCCCGCGCCCATACCACTTGGAACGCCAAAGCCCCAAAGGACCTAGCCCTGTCAAGGTGTATTGATTTGTAGGGGCGCAATGCGCAGGCCCTCCGGAGGGCCTGCGCATTGCGCCCCTACAAGAAACAATGATTTTTCGTCATTAAATTGACCACCTTGACAGGGCTACCCCAAAGGACCCCTCCGGCAATCTCCCCCTCCAGATAGATGGCAACTTTTCTCCCTTTTTACCGATAGGGTCCGGTGCCAACCCCCTTTCCTCCCTGGATTTCTTCTATGTAGTCAGAATAGCACTCCATAAAAAGACCCTCTCAGTTCTCTAAGAGGGCCTGTGTAATCAATTCAGGGTCAGGGTTTCGGGTGCAAAATCCGCATCAATTCGTTGAACATTAGTTCAACACCTTTCGCCGCAGTTTGACTCATGATGAGTTTACCGAATCGCTTTTTAGCTTCCCCCTTTTTTACTGGGATGGGTTGATTGCCATCGTTTCCCACCAAAGCTGGGATATCCAGTAACCCTGATAGGCTACGCTCTATCTGACTGACAACAGACGGGGAGAGCAATGGCCCCAGTTGATTGCGTAATGATGCGATCGCGTCTTG includes:
- a CDS encoding TIGR00341 family protein, giving the protein MSLRQIELFLPKESADKVEDLLQGQSVEAIWQSPISEEKALVKIILSSQQAEEAIDTLSSHFSSLEDFRIILLPVSAYLPHSSESESSDEEDKNPLPEVELDPQGARLNRQELQQQIDRDLELNLQHIVMLLISAIIAAIGLLRDDSTIIIGAMVIAPLLGPNMGLSLATTLGDMPLAKKALQIGAFGISIALILSLLIGFFIPINLDIPEIALRTRVRWSDVLLALASGIAGALSFTSGTISGLVGVMVSVALLPPLVTFGMLLGSGRWEAAVGAMLLFLTNLVCLNLAGVLTFSVQDIRPGEWWLASKAQKATNAAYFLWFGLLFVVITSIVFWRKTHWV